The Conexivisphaera calida genome includes a region encoding these proteins:
- a CDS encoding RNA-guided endonuclease InsQ/TnpB family protein, whose product MSDGTGEAPQPSPERTEPGPSMDVTVFPAPEDNGTRAVVVRLLPNGAQGRKLRRLANAAAKLWNELNYGRRQEYFEARRRGLSQLESARRVDMRGTRKELVPKYTEILGAAAWEVERKNYEAWSSFRGLLKAKSKGRLPPWIHPAPPGYWKDEETGRRKLWIPVRHEMYTVDPEAKVIHISRYNLRLRFAGEVRWYGKQERMEIWYDDARRAWYASIAVKVGAETTRNGTKPPHILQGERRSIEVARPIGDKVAGIDLGVNILASVVVGDGAWIIYRGARLKEDYFHFEGRIAKLESEASRAKSAGDEKKYDRLWAEVRRLKRKWAARRTHLYRNLASHLIHELWERGVSAVYVGYPYDIVQERGNKFSVNIWAYRELVGAIEAKAGEYGISVYEVFERGTSSHCAYHEVEVKRGPRGVVTCPVGNHKLHSDLNGALNILRRGSGVLVEGNLRPLSFIVDHSGVAPTNSIASTKGGNAQNPGIYPT is encoded by the coding sequence ATGTCCGACGGAACGGGGGAGGCCCCACAACCCAGCCCGGAACGCACGGAGCCGGGACCATCCATGGACGTCACGGTCTTCCCCGCGCCCGAGGACAACGGGACGCGCGCCGTCGTGGTTCGCCTCCTCCCCAACGGGGCACAGGGAAGGAAGCTCAGGAGGCTGGCAAATGCAGCTGCCAAGCTCTGGAACGAGCTGAACTACGGGAGGAGACAGGAGTACTTCGAGGCGAGGAGACGGGGATTATCGCAGCTGGAGAGCGCGAGGAGGGTGGATATGAGGGGCACGAGGAAGGAGCTGGTGCCGAAGTACACGGAGATCCTGGGCGCGGCCGCCTGGGAGGTCGAGAGGAAGAACTACGAGGCCTGGAGCTCGTTCAGGGGGCTACTGAAGGCGAAGTCCAAGGGCAGGTTGCCGCCCTGGATCCACCCGGCGCCGCCCGGCTACTGGAAGGACGAGGAGACCGGTAGGCGCAAACTATGGATCCCGGTGCGCCACGAGATGTACACCGTTGACCCGGAGGCCAAGGTCATCCACATCTCTCGCTACAACCTGAGGCTGAGGTTCGCCGGAGAAGTGAGGTGGTACGGGAAGCAGGAGAGGATGGAGATATGGTACGACGACGCGAGGCGCGCCTGGTACGCGTCCATAGCCGTGAAGGTCGGCGCCGAGACCACGAGGAACGGCACCAAGCCGCCGCATATCTTGCAAGGAGAGCGCAGGTCCATAGAGGTCGCCAGGCCGATTGGGGATAAGGTCGCCGGGATCGATCTCGGAGTGAACATACTGGCGTCCGTCGTGGTGGGCGACGGGGCGTGGATCATCTACAGGGGCGCGAGGCTGAAGGAGGACTACTTCCACTTCGAGGGGAGGATAGCCAAGTTGGAGTCCGAGGCCTCCCGCGCCAAATCCGCGGGCGACGAAAAGAAGTACGACCGGCTCTGGGCAGAGGTGAGGCGGCTGAAGCGGAAGTGGGCCGCGAGGAGGACCCACCTGTACAGGAACCTGGCATCACATCTGATACACGAGCTGTGGGAGCGCGGCGTATCCGCGGTCTACGTAGGCTATCCATACGACATTGTGCAGGAGAGGGGGAACAAGTTCAGCGTGAACATATGGGCCTACCGCGAGCTTGTGGGCGCGATAGAGGCCAAGGCCGGGGAGTATGGCATCTCCGTCTACGAGGTGTTCGAGCGCGGCACGTCGAGCCACTGCGCATATCATGAGGTCGAGGTCAAGCGCGGCCCTCGCGGCGTGGTGACTTGCCCGGTAGGCAATCACAAACTGCACTCGGACCTCAACGGCGCGCTGAACATCCTGAGGCGCGGCTCCGGAGTGCTCGTCGAAGGAAACCTCAGGCCGCTCTCTTTCATCGTGGACCACAGCGGGGTCGCGCCCACGAACAGCATAGCCTCCACAAAGGGAGGTAACGCCCAAAACCCTGGCATATATCCAACTTAG
- a CDS encoding Lrp/AsnC family transcriptional regulator: protein MNDRGPVLDELDYKILKLLEEDCTLTYKEVAEKVNRSLWTVRDRIELMKMNGIVRGCKAVLDYRKMGYMCKGILFFNIPAEYIERAIEFMKSQEVIKSIMIISGDRRFAVTIVGRDASEVRNYVLKNLTKFKIYNTELDCVLEEYV from the coding sequence ATGAATGATAGAGGACCTGTGCTTGACGAGCTAGACTACAAAATACTGAAGCTTCTAGAGGAAGATTGCACGCTTACGTACAAGGAAGTCGCCGAGAAAGTCAACAGGAGCCTCTGGACCGTCAGGGATAGAATAGAGCTCATGAAGATGAATGGCATTGTAAGAGGATGTAAGGCGGTATTGGATTACAGAAAGATGGGATATATGTGTAAGGGCATATTGTTCTTCAACATCCCAGCTGAATATATAGAAAGGGCCATTGAATTTATGAAATCGCAGGAAGTCATAAAGAGCATCATGATAATCAGCGGCGACAGGAGGTTCGCGGTAACCATAGTGGGTAGGGACGCGAGCGAAGTGAGAAATTATGTGCTAAAAAATTTAACAAAATTCAAAATTTATAACACAGAACTCGACTGTGTGCTGGAGGAGTACGTTTGA
- a CDS encoding carboxymuconolactone decarboxylase family protein, producing the protein MVEKAREASEEEIRRFAEQTLGEVPEVINRLFKLDGDAAVEQFAENNILYLGRKDLPRKVLALIAMSVALANGPKESAMIHFKLARRFGASNEEILDAIRATKMALMSSTLDAMASVIDSGKEELLEKDPSSSAVLDKVRLESGIVPERLYLAASFSSSLLREHLREKGELLRSRALERKYVFAVALAVSISIHDMGCQKVYLDQFTRNGGTRAELEDVLSVTRFITGNRAFVNALDMLRFMNSG; encoded by the coding sequence ATGGTGGAGAAGGCTCGCGAAGCATCGGAGGAGGAGATCAGGAGATTCGCCGAGCAAACGCTCGGGGAGGTGCCGGAGGTGATAAACCGGCTCTTCAAGCTCGACGGGGATGCCGCGGTCGAGCAGTTCGCCGAGAACAATATTCTGTACTTGGGAAGGAAAGACCTTCCGAGGAAGGTTCTGGCGCTCATTGCCATGTCAGTCGCCTTGGCCAATGGTCCAAAGGAATCAGCTATGATACATTTCAAACTTGCAAGGAGATTTGGAGCAAGCAATGAGGAGATCTTAGATGCTATAAGGGCCACCAAAATGGCCCTCATGTCATCCACACTCGATGCCATGGCTTCGGTGATCGACTCTGGAAAGGAGGAGCTACTCGAAAAAGATCCCAGCTCAAGCGCAGTCTTGGATAAGGTGAGGCTTGAATCGGGCATCGTGCCCGAGAGGTTGTATCTGGCAGCGTCCTTCTCGAGTTCACTGCTCAGGGAGCACCTGAGGGAAAAGGGGGAGCTGTTGAGGTCCAGAGCCCTTGAAAGGAAATACGTGTTCGCTGTGGCGTTAGCGGTCAGCATTTCGATACACGATATGGGGTGCCAGAAAGTCTACCTAGATCAGTTCACTAGGAATGGAGGTACTAGGGCGGAACTCGAGGATGTGCTAAGTGTGACCAGGTTTATCACAGGTAACAGAGCCTTTGTGAATGCTCTCGACATGCTCCGCTTCATGAACAGCGGCTGA
- a CDS encoding B12-binding domain-containing radical SAM protein produces the protein MTTSGHVVVLTSEPAIASDTMGSSLIGFLSALPENLLGDRLSSMMFGVESDSDGIARRAPYGLAKVEAKLRESGIDAVIASPYELHRAIGPRTKVVGIYTMDGMGYSYGSGITYWIVKLAGLPYAGLPYIARSFRYVVGSANVSPFRHNFRVVVGGPAAWQVLDSGMQDRLGIDIVFEGEFERDGPPFFRALLSGESVPRVVHARPAGVDEVARIVTPSNGGIVEVTRGCGRGCAFCTPNLSGMIRSFPFEGHIEDEMRLNLERGGADNITLHSEEYFRYGASGIDPRPEKVIELTRKAYRLVKSYGDDRTISIDFTTAAVVAQEPGMVRRVGEYVNEGGRHTFIEMGIETASPSLLERYMRGKALPYRPIEYPDIVVEAIGTLNDNGWIVVGTMILNFPGETDEDVIANLELLDRPKDLRVVTFPLPLVPVAAFRNGNFAALDDLMEDPLRREFVLRALLKAFDDLTEGVRMVTAGIRNPLRRVSLTALGLLLLGILRRRYAARTTHLPIEQLSRPPPPRYVSTMH, from the coding sequence ATGACCACCTCTGGCCATGTGGTCGTGCTCACCAGCGAACCGGCGATCGCGAGCGACACGATGGGCTCCTCCCTCATCGGCTTCCTGAGCGCCCTCCCCGAGAACTTGCTGGGCGACAGGCTCTCCTCGATGATGTTCGGCGTCGAATCGGATTCCGATGGAATCGCGAGGAGGGCCCCCTACGGGCTGGCGAAGGTGGAGGCGAAGCTCAGGGAGTCCGGCATCGACGCGGTGATCGCAAGCCCCTATGAGCTTCACAGGGCCATAGGTCCCAGGACGAAGGTGGTGGGCATCTACACGATGGATGGCATGGGCTACAGCTATGGTTCCGGGATAACGTACTGGATAGTGAAGCTTGCGGGTCTGCCGTACGCGGGCCTCCCCTACATAGCCAGATCCTTCAGGTATGTGGTGGGAAGCGCGAACGTCTCCCCCTTCAGGCACAACTTCCGGGTCGTGGTGGGCGGACCGGCGGCATGGCAGGTGTTGGACAGCGGGATGCAGGACCGGCTGGGCATCGACATCGTGTTCGAGGGCGAATTCGAGCGCGATGGACCGCCATTCTTCAGGGCTCTCCTCTCCGGGGAATCCGTGCCGCGCGTCGTCCACGCCAGGCCGGCCGGCGTGGACGAGGTGGCGAGGATAGTCACGCCATCCAACGGCGGAATAGTGGAGGTCACGAGAGGGTGCGGGAGGGGATGTGCGTTCTGCACACCGAACCTCAGCGGCATGATAAGGTCCTTCCCATTCGAGGGCCACATAGAGGATGAGATGCGGCTCAACCTAGAGCGGGGAGGAGCGGATAACATAACCCTGCACAGTGAGGAGTACTTCAGGTACGGGGCGAGCGGTATAGATCCGCGCCCGGAGAAGGTCATCGAGCTGACCAGGAAGGCCTACAGGCTAGTCAAGTCGTACGGCGATGACAGGACTATATCGATAGATTTTACGACGGCCGCCGTGGTGGCGCAGGAGCCGGGCATGGTCAGGCGCGTGGGCGAGTACGTGAACGAGGGCGGAAGGCACACGTTCATAGAGATGGGGATAGAGACGGCATCGCCGTCCCTCCTGGAGAGGTACATGAGGGGCAAGGCGCTGCCCTACAGGCCGATCGAGTACCCGGATATAGTGGTGGAGGCGATCGGCACCCTGAACGACAACGGCTGGATAGTCGTGGGCACCATGATACTCAACTTCCCGGGCGAGACCGATGAGGACGTGATCGCGAACCTCGAGCTTCTCGACAGGCCGAAGGACCTCAGGGTGGTTACCTTCCCCCTGCCACTCGTGCCGGTGGCCGCCTTCAGGAACGGCAACTTCGCCGCACTCGACGATCTAATGGAGGATCCTCTGAGGAGGGAGTTCGTCCTGAGGGCGCTCCTCAAGGCCTTCGACGACCTCACGGAGGGCGTCAGGATGGTCACTGCCGGCATCAGGAATCCTCTGAGGAGAGTCAGCCTCACGGCGCTCGGCCTGCTGCTCCTGGGAATCCTCAGGCGTCGGTATGCGGCGCGCACGACCCATCTCCCCATCGAACAACTCAGCCGTCCTCCTCCGCCGAGGTATGTCTCGACCATGCACTGA
- a CDS encoding (Fe-S)-binding protein: MSRRLSPKEADADLASRIAGEAGAMVGRRAAHDVILDLYRSERNVRLALDLCTECGACLTRCPTYTSTGDPLNSPIGRISIARSMLRGSASDDEAYRYAWLCLTCGACSTACPFGLDVPGVSRALRAALLESGRVPSFVSSRALEQLETSRGRGFDGASLEALMHGITSEIAAEKGLEAHPKVDERADVLLVVPSDDLVLNVETLKGYISVLHELGADFSLSSRAVAENYGLFLHPSLMRDLADSILAAADELGASTVVIGECGNAWRVAAGYLSAKLRGSGVEVRHVFHVVADALRSGELELDPDANGDLVYEYQDPCQYSRGGRLVREPREILRNAVRRYVEPSLGGQRTVCCGAGGGNLAPELLPLTTDYSELWYEMALSDGADVVVRPCAICKSHMSRAVQVLNSKHGRNISISGLMELVYRALVPREGRRGGFHP; this comes from the coding sequence TTGTCCCGGCGGTTGTCGCCCAAGGAGGCCGACGCCGACCTCGCTTCGAGGATAGCCGGGGAAGCCGGAGCCATGGTAGGGCGTCGCGCTGCTCACGACGTGATCCTTGACCTCTACCGCAGCGAGAGGAACGTCAGGCTGGCGCTGGATCTCTGCACGGAGTGCGGTGCATGCCTGACCCGGTGTCCCACGTATACCTCCACCGGTGATCCGCTGAATTCTCCGATCGGCAGGATCTCGATAGCGCGCTCCATGCTCCGCGGATCGGCATCCGACGACGAGGCGTACCGTTACGCCTGGTTATGCCTGACGTGTGGTGCGTGCTCCACCGCATGTCCATTCGGCCTCGACGTGCCGGGAGTCTCGCGCGCCCTCAGGGCCGCGCTCCTGGAGTCCGGAAGGGTGCCAAGTTTCGTCTCCAGCCGTGCCCTGGAGCAGCTTGAGACCTCGCGCGGCCGTGGATTCGACGGCGCGTCGCTGGAGGCGCTCATGCACGGCATCACCTCGGAGATCGCAGCCGAGAAGGGCCTCGAGGCACACCCCAAGGTAGACGAACGCGCCGACGTCCTCCTAGTGGTGCCATCGGACGACCTCGTGCTGAATGTCGAGACGCTGAAGGGCTACATATCAGTCCTCCATGAGCTCGGCGCGGACTTCTCGCTGAGCTCCCGCGCGGTGGCGGAGAACTACGGGCTCTTCCTGCATCCGTCGCTGATGCGCGATCTAGCTGACAGCATCCTGGCAGCCGCCGATGAGCTCGGGGCCAGCACCGTTGTGATAGGCGAATGCGGCAACGCGTGGAGAGTTGCAGCTGGCTATCTGTCCGCGAAGCTGCGCGGGAGCGGCGTCGAGGTGCGCCACGTATTCCACGTGGTCGCGGATGCCCTGAGGAGCGGGGAGCTCGAGCTGGACCCCGACGCCAACGGTGATCTGGTCTACGAGTATCAGGATCCGTGCCAGTATTCGAGGGGCGGGAGGCTCGTGAGGGAGCCCAGGGAGATACTCAGGAATGCCGTCAGAAGATATGTGGAGCCGTCGCTGGGCGGTCAGCGCACGGTGTGCTGCGGTGCGGGGGGTGGCAACTTGGCGCCGGAGCTGCTGCCCCTCACCACCGACTACTCGGAGCTGTGGTACGAGATGGCGCTATCCGACGGGGCCGACGTCGTGGTGAGGCCATGCGCTATCTGTAAGTCGCACATGTCGCGTGCCGTCCAAGTGCTTAATTCCAAGCATGGAAGGAACATATCGATATCTGGGCTCATGGAGCTCGTCTACAGGGCGCTCGTTCCACGCGAGGGACGCAGAGGCGGATTCCATCCCTAG
- a CDS encoding respiratory nitrate reductase subunit gamma: MVAAQALVACYIPYAAAASFACGTMISLARWLRSGGFTGYADPPSALRSSGGLRWFAGRALTFSALGDDRLLINGARMLHWALLATAIFHMDLVIGTDVIRMNPARMSILAVALGAPTGSVALAGLVLLLWRRIRPRELASPICNRRVRVQLPTSPSVLIIHALLAAVLVVGIAQDVVTVMGGGHALVIASSWALSLLAMRPDVAAAAALPLLDVHIILASALVALLPWSPLRHFLSYALVPDLGQIG, encoded by the coding sequence ATGGTTGCCGCACAGGCGCTCGTCGCTTGTTACATTCCGTACGCCGCGGCAGCGTCTTTCGCATGCGGCACGATGATATCGCTGGCTCGTTGGCTTCGCTCAGGTGGATTCACCGGTTACGCGGATCCACCATCCGCGCTCAGGTCGTCTGGAGGTCTCAGATGGTTCGCCGGGAGGGCACTGACATTCAGCGCGCTCGGCGATGATCGCCTGCTAATCAACGGAGCGCGCATGCTCCACTGGGCGTTGCTCGCCACGGCGATCTTCCACATGGATCTCGTGATCGGGACCGACGTCATCAGGATGAATCCGGCACGGATGTCCATCCTCGCAGTCGCCCTCGGTGCTCCGACCGGCTCAGTCGCGCTGGCAGGACTCGTGCTGCTCCTCTGGAGGAGGATTCGTCCGCGCGAGCTGGCCTCGCCGATCTGCAATCGTCGCGTCAGGGTCCAGCTCCCCACGTCGCCCAGCGTGCTCATAATCCACGCGCTACTTGCCGCGGTCCTAGTCGTCGGCATCGCGCAGGACGTAGTGACCGTCATGGGCGGGGGACACGCGCTGGTCATTGCCTCCTCGTGGGCGCTCTCGCTTTTGGCGATGCGCCCGGACGTCGCGGCGGCCGCCGCGTTGCCCCTGCTGGACGTCCACATCATCTTGGCGTCCGCGCTGGTGGCGCTGTTGCCGTGGAGTCCTCTTCGCCATTTCTTATCATATGCACTGGTGCCTGATCTCGGACAGATCGGGTGA
- the nrfD gene encoding NrfD/PsrC family molybdoenzyme membrane anchor subunit: protein MFTQLQMVGWSWDIAAFLWLAGMTGMAAAVYAVLVHSGHISDGRRKVYSWTLFVGIVAALVLVVSDLSRPYNLMNAMILSLEQGTFGLGRSWMAIGIVLLSLMALMALLLLVSSYAGGALAALRGRAYSYALMAVGILVTMYSGFLLAAAPGQPFWNTPLLPLLWLASGTTAAFGLSELLLFWTGEEKELSAGISLYGAFAEFVELLVLSAYLYMTFAVMGVGAHIAAQQMLFGPLSYITWIGVLALGIIVPMISEFLFARYRYSGYALVVIAVLVIAGALLLRYAILASSVLEPISLI from the coding sequence GTGTTCACTCAGCTGCAGATGGTGGGATGGAGCTGGGACATAGCCGCCTTCCTTTGGCTGGCCGGAATGACCGGAATGGCCGCGGCCGTGTACGCGGTGCTCGTGCACAGCGGGCACATAAGCGACGGTCGCAGGAAGGTGTACTCCTGGACCCTCTTCGTGGGGATAGTCGCGGCGCTCGTTCTGGTCGTCTCCGACCTGAGCAGACCGTACAACCTGATGAACGCAATGATACTGTCGCTCGAGCAGGGCACGTTCGGCCTCGGAAGAAGCTGGATGGCCATAGGCATAGTGTTGCTATCCCTGATGGCGCTGATGGCGCTGCTCCTGCTGGTCTCGTCGTACGCGGGGGGCGCCCTCGCGGCGCTGAGGGGAAGGGCATATTCCTACGCACTGATGGCGGTGGGCATACTGGTCACGATGTACAGCGGCTTCCTCCTGGCCGCTGCCCCAGGCCAGCCCTTCTGGAACACCCCGCTCCTGCCGCTCCTATGGCTCGCCAGCGGCACCACGGCCGCCTTCGGGCTGTCGGAGCTCCTGCTCTTCTGGACAGGCGAGGAGAAGGAGCTCTCCGCCGGGATTTCCCTCTACGGCGCATTCGCGGAGTTCGTCGAGTTGCTGGTGCTCTCCGCGTACCTGTACATGACGTTCGCGGTCATGGGAGTTGGGGCGCACATAGCGGCGCAGCAGATGCTCTTCGGACCGCTGTCGTACATCACTTGGATAGGCGTCCTAGCACTGGGAATAATAGTCCCTATGATCTCCGAGTTCCTGTTCGCTAGGTACAGGTACAGCGGATACGCGCTCGTCGTAATCGCCGTGCTGGTGATAGCGGGCGCGCTGCTCCTCAGATACGCCATCCTGGCGTCCAGCGTGCTGGAGCCCATAAGCCTCATCTGA
- a CDS encoding 4Fe-4S dicluster domain-containing protein, whose protein sequence is MRLGFLWDMTLCVSCGACVAACSAANYPDERWMENRSWDWLTSNILLTYYDEPPTGRAYSLITSCQQCENPPCVSVCPTGASYIDKDTGLVLIDYDKCIGCRYCMAACPYGMRWLDQVHGWPNKCPGPDSQERISNGQNPACVEVCPTGARLFGDLDDPNSEISIRLNESTAVRLLEDKGTEPKYFVVVGRSQVAATQTSQATAAQVAQGGGE, encoded by the coding sequence ATGAGGCTCGGATTCCTCTGGGACATGACGCTCTGCGTGAGCTGCGGAGCATGTGTCGCTGCGTGCTCGGCCGCGAACTACCCCGATGAGCGCTGGATGGAGAACAGGTCATGGGACTGGCTGACGAGCAACATACTGCTGACGTACTACGACGAGCCCCCGACCGGAAGGGCGTACTCACTAATCACATCCTGCCAGCAGTGCGAGAACCCGCCCTGCGTGAGCGTCTGCCCCACGGGCGCCAGCTACATAGACAAGGACACCGGGCTCGTGCTCATCGACTACGACAAGTGCATAGGTTGCAGGTACTGCATGGCGGCCTGCCCGTACGGGATGAGGTGGCTCGATCAGGTTCACGGATGGCCGAACAAGTGCCCCGGCCCCGACTCGCAGGAGCGGATATCGAACGGCCAGAACCCGGCATGCGTGGAGGTCTGCCCCACCGGCGCAAGGCTCTTCGGGGACCTCGACGATCCCAACAGCGAGATATCGATCAGGCTCAACGAGAGCACGGCCGTCAGGCTGCTCGAGGACAAGGGCACCGAGCCTAAGTACTTCGTGGTCGTGGGCAGATCGCAGGTGGCCGCCACCCAGACTTCGCAGGCCACCGCTGCGCAGGTCGCCCAGGGAGGAGGTGAATGA
- a CDS encoding molybdopterin-containing oxidoreductase family protein: MNTEGGAVRIRITRRGFLKLGAATAAAAAMASVASKIPFSRAVMAHGDPSSAVGQSTSSGLYPVYCRAGGSACSLQLSVDSSGRPVWIRPNPESPQAGECDRGASGVWLWDHPLRLSSPLRNAGSKGDPKWESVTWEDALDDIASRLQDIISKYGPQSVAVTSHWMPEFSTLGILLGTPNNAIVQSGTCFGASGIARVAIFGAGTASPFALIPDLANARYVLAIGRNFNCTMGELRTLSAARDDNVQVVIVDPKMPNVALPTETWWLPIKPGTDAAFALAIANYIIQNGLYDAQFLKSSTDAPFLIKPDGTPLTGADMGWGNSDFAVYDEYAGAIVSYRSSQSPSLEYSGSATLSNGSAAQVTTAFNLLAQRASKYTPQVASGITGIAADEIVGVAREFANMRGVAYTGWWSARNGNDVDDWRAIDILNVLVGNVERPGGLLFPVPGGVPSFVSVSGKTIKSVFGGSAPAPSSLSQYPRVDWYRWPVLQKAGVSQFKGVVEAALTGEPYPIKALFIVATEPLHRDVDIARLKEALESMDLVVVIDVLPQDVIDYADYVLPDSIYLEREEATSIPDTPDFAVEYSYPALSPPQGNDSRPMLWAMMEIVKRVNPSMAAALGYTDQMSSDPWGFQREVAEAEISALAKSYGMDPASFLSELRSQGFMVLKKHSYGLPALKTPSGRIEIYSLFALQNGLDPLPDYAPPAYRQPSAPDEFVLITGKDYQVTNQAAWLLPMKWLAREMRMIWMNPSDAERLGLSTGDTVQLTSLDTGESATGSVLVTDRVAPGVLFVPQAMGGHTSSMITEEFSWLTEGVNPNVLNPGMVSGVGIGVLNASVKVTKI, from the coding sequence ATGAACACAGAAGGCGGCGCAGTTCGCATCCGCATAACTAGGAGGGGATTCCTGAAGCTCGGAGCGGCCACCGCGGCCGCTGCGGCGATGGCATCGGTGGCCTCCAAGATCCCCTTCAGCCGCGCTGTCATGGCACACGGCGATCCGTCCTCAGCGGTCGGCCAGTCAACGAGTTCCGGGCTATATCCGGTCTACTGCAGGGCCGGTGGAAGTGCCTGTTCGCTTCAGCTATCAGTCGACTCGTCGGGGAGGCCCGTCTGGATACGCCCCAATCCGGAGTCGCCGCAGGCAGGTGAGTGCGACCGTGGTGCATCCGGTGTATGGCTATGGGATCATCCGCTGAGGCTCAGTTCCCCCCTCCGCAACGCCGGATCCAAGGGAGATCCGAAGTGGGAGTCCGTCACGTGGGAGGATGCACTGGACGACATAGCTAGCCGCCTGCAGGACATAATATCGAAGTACGGACCCCAGTCGGTGGCAGTCACCAGCCACTGGATGCCCGAGTTCTCTACCCTGGGAATACTGTTGGGGACGCCCAACAACGCAATAGTGCAGAGCGGGACGTGCTTCGGCGCCTCAGGTATCGCCAGGGTCGCGATATTCGGGGCCGGCACCGCGAGCCCGTTCGCGCTCATCCCGGACCTGGCGAACGCCCGCTACGTGCTGGCCATAGGGAGGAACTTCAACTGCACGATGGGGGAGCTCAGGACCCTCTCCGCGGCCAGGGACGACAACGTGCAGGTGGTCATCGTGGACCCTAAGATGCCGAACGTCGCGCTCCCGACGGAGACGTGGTGGCTTCCGATAAAGCCCGGCACGGATGCTGCGTTCGCGCTGGCCATCGCCAACTACATAATACAGAACGGCCTCTATGATGCGCAGTTCCTCAAGTCCAGCACGGATGCGCCCTTCCTCATAAAGCCCGATGGAACCCCGCTCACTGGCGCCGACATGGGGTGGGGCAATTCAGACTTCGCCGTCTACGACGAGTACGCCGGCGCTATAGTGAGCTATCGCTCATCCCAGTCACCGTCGCTCGAGTACTCGGGCTCGGCGACGCTGAGCAATGGATCCGCAGCACAGGTGACCACGGCGTTCAACCTGCTGGCCCAGCGCGCGTCGAAGTACACCCCTCAGGTGGCCTCCGGCATCACGGGGATCGCCGCGGACGAGATAGTGGGCGTCGCGCGCGAGTTCGCCAACATGAGGGGTGTGGCCTACACGGGCTGGTGGAGCGCCAGGAACGGGAACGACGTCGACGACTGGAGGGCCATAGACATTCTGAATGTCCTAGTCGGCAACGTGGAGAGGCCGGGCGGGCTGCTGTTCCCGGTCCCGGGCGGAGTGCCGTCTTTCGTGAGCGTCTCCGGCAAGACGATAAAGAGCGTGTTCGGCGGCTCTGCTCCTGCGCCCAGCTCGCTCTCGCAGTATCCGAGGGTGGACTGGTACAGGTGGCCCGTCCTCCAGAAGGCCGGGGTCTCGCAGTTCAAGGGCGTCGTGGAGGCTGCGCTGACCGGCGAGCCGTATCCGATAAAGGCGCTCTTCATAGTTGCGACGGAGCCCCTGCACAGGGACGTCGACATCGCGCGCTTGAAGGAGGCGCTAGAGTCCATGGACCTGGTCGTCGTGATCGACGTGCTGCCGCAGGACGTGATAGACTACGCCGACTACGTGCTGCCGGACTCCATTTACCTGGAGAGGGAGGAGGCAACGTCCATCCCCGACACTCCCGACTTCGCCGTCGAGTACTCCTATCCAGCGCTCAGCCCACCGCAGGGCAACGACTCCAGGCCCATGCTCTGGGCGATGATGGAGATCGTGAAGAGGGTGAATCCATCGATGGCGGCCGCGCTGGGGTACACGGATCAGATGAGCTCCGATCCGTGGGGGTTCCAGAGGGAGGTCGCCGAGGCTGAGATATCCGCGCTAGCCAAGTCGTATGGAATGGACCCAGCGTCGTTCCTCTCAGAGCTGAGGTCACAGGGATTCATGGTGTTGAAGAAGCACTCCTACGGGCTCCCCGCGCTGAAGACTCCCAGCGGCAGGATAGAGATATATTCGCTGTTCGCACTGCAGAACGGGCTGGATCCGCTCCCGGACTATGCGCCCCCCGCCTACAGGCAGCCCTCGGCACCGGATGAGTTCGTGCTCATCACCGGAAAGGACTATCAGGTGACGAACCAGGCCGCCTGGCTGCTCCCCATGAAGTGGCTGGCGCGCGAGATGCGCATGATATGGATGAACCCGTCGGACGCGGAGAGGCTGGGCCTGAGCACCGGCGACACTGTGCAGCTCACGTCACTGGACACTGGGGAGAGCGCGACGGGTAGCGTCCTAGTGACAGATAGGGTAGCTCCGGGTGTGCTCTTCGTGCCGCAGGCCATGGGAGGCCACACCTCGTCCATGATAACCGAGGAGTTCTCCTGGCTGACGGAGGGCGTCAATCCAAACGTCCTGAATCCCGGCATGGTCTCAGGCGTCGGGATAGGCGTCCTCAACGCATCAGTGAAGGTGACCAAGATATGA